From Brassica rapa cultivar Chiifu-401-42 chromosome A06, CAAS_Brap_v3.01, whole genome shotgun sequence:
GTATTCTCTATTTTATAATACAGAGGTAGAAACATTCAAAGGAAAGCGAGACGAACGCCGCTCTTTCGCCTCCCACGTTCACTTAACTAACTCTCTTCTCCTTGAACAAATTTGATTCTTCGAAGCCTCAAGAGAAAGAAAGACCTCTCGAAAATGGGGAATTTTCTGGCCAAGGAACCGCCGCCTCCGGTGGTTCTTGTCCCTCCGCTCTTTGATTTCCCACCTCTCTCCGCCCGTAACAGGTATATCATCAAAATTATTACAGAAAAAACTGTATTGTATACACTTCAACTCGTGTCGTGTTGTGTTCAGTTTGGTGAATCTTTATGTGTCTATGTTAGTCTTTCAGACATGATCATTTGTTTAATGTTCAGCTTTGGATCAGTTAAATGTCTTTGAGGGGGTGTGATGCAGGATGTTGGAACCATCATACAACTTGTTGTTTGGGAAGCTTGCTTTGAAATGTCTCTTTGAGGATTACTTCGAAGACGCTCGTCAATTCTCTGCAAAGTTTTTGTTGAAGCCTATTGATGATCCTCATGTGGACTTGGTTGCATCTGTATCCATTTAAAACAAACATCTCTTCCTTTTATTTACCTCTCTCTTTATCATGATATGCTGTATTTGAGGATGGTGCAAGttataattttgtttccttaaatagTAAAAGCTTTCAGGCGCTCTAGATCGTAAAGCGGAAGGTGATCTCGTGGGGAATGCATTGTTTCGCTGGCAAAGGTAAATGTATTTTAACTTTTGTTACTGTCGATAAATAGAATAATGTTTAACATTCTTGTTACTAAATGGTGCAGTGATGTTGATGATCCTCATACTTTTGTGGACCTCTCTGTGTCCACCTCCAATCCGTAAAACTCCGTGCTATTTTACATTATCTTCTGGGCACTCATCTTCTTTACAACcttttttgtaatcatttacTTTGTTTTGTCATCACTCAGGGTTCTACTAATGAGGTCTTCTGCTTACTACCCTAAATATGGAGTGGGAGCGTTTGCAATCTATCCTTTACTTTCAAAAAAAGCGTGAGTTTCATTTTAGGGAAGAAACATGTTTTAttggatttttttcttataatgtaATGCTTTGATTTGAATATGAGTGATGCTGGGAGGAAACTAATATTAATGTTGTGGTTTCGGGGGCCTGGggacgaaactaatattacatttGGCCCGAACCTTAtggtatttaaaataaaaatgttttggaTATGAACATATGTTGTTTTTGTAGTGAACAGTTGTCTGACGAATATGGAATTATGGGGTTGAGATATGGCTCAACGAATTTGTCTCTCGGAGCTACTGTCTCTCCTTTTACTAGTAAGCACTTCTAGTTCATCTGCTTCTTTGTTGCCTACACGATTCTGACCCTTTTAATCCACATTCCAGCAAAGGACGAGTTTCCTAAGAGTGCATGGTTGGTAAGCAAGATGGGAAGGCTTACAGTAGGAGTACAATATGAGCCGCTATGTGGTACAATGTTCTATTTCACTAGTCACACTTGGAATCTATACATTGTGTGATTGAAAGAAAGTGGGCATCAACAATAGTATTGGGGACTTTGTGTTAGATGCAGAAAACAAAGACACCGCAAAATACAGCGACCTAAGGAACTGGAGTTGTGCTGCTGGTTACGGAGTAGGGTCAAGAAGCCCCTTAAGCCCTTCTTTCAACTTTGGCCTCGAACTAGCCAGGAGCTCTCAGGTCATACTTTTAAAGTCCGTTTAGATGAAGCATGGCTGTTATGATGTCTATATCATAGTGTTATCCAATGAAACATCAGTATTTCATTTTGTGCTAGTTTTTTCTTAGTCTTGCTGATATTGTTACCCTTCTTGTAACTGCAGTTTATCGCTTCGTTCTACCAACATGTAGTTGTCCAAAGGCGGGTAGGAATCCTTCAAACTAGTTCTTTCTTCGTGCAGCATCCATTATTAATTAAGTCTATTGGTATGTAAAATTTAATACAACTTCTAGCTCTGACATTAATTAGACTTGGAACAGGTGaaaaatccttttgaagaagacGAAGTAGTTGGAATCACAAACTACATTGACTT
This genomic window contains:
- the LOC103875177 gene encoding uncharacterized protein LOC103875177 isoform X2, with protein sequence MGNFLAKEPPPPVVLVPPLFDFPPLSARNRMLEPSYNLLFGKLALKCLFEDYFEDARQFSAKFLLKPIDDPHVDLVASLSGALDRKAEGDLVGNALFRWQSDVDDPHTFVDLSVSTSNPVLLMRSSAYYPKYGVGAFAIYPLLSKKAEQLSDEYGIMGLRYGSTNLSLGATVSPFTTKDEFPKSAWLVSKMGRLTVGVQYEPLCENKDTAKYSDLRNWSCAAGYGVGSRSPLSPSFNFGLELARSSQFIASFYQHVVVQRRVKNPFEEDEVVGITNYIDLGFELQTRVDDSKASDNLPDSSLQMAASWQANKNFMLKGKVGALSSTFTLAFKSWWKPSFAFNISATTNHSTRETAYGFGLRVDNIREASYQRADPNFVMLTPNKEHLADGIVWQMGKRPMFQSDLDAENFSELPKELRPPQKIL
- the LOC103875177 gene encoding uncharacterized protein LOC103875177 isoform X1, giving the protein MGNFLAKEPPPPVVLVPPLFDFPPLSARNRMLEPSYNLLFGKLALKCLFEDYFEDARQFSAKFLLKPIDDPHVDLVASLSGALDRKAEGDLVGNALFRWQSDVDDPHTFVDLSVSTSNPVLLMRSSAYYPKYGVGAFAIYPLLSKKAEQLSDEYGIMGLRYGSTNLSLGATVSPFTTKDEFPKSAWLVSKMGRLTVGVQYEPLCDAENKDTAKYSDLRNWSCAAGYGVGSRSPLSPSFNFGLELARSSQFIASFYQHVVVQRRVKNPFEEDEVVGITNYIDLGFELQTRVDDSKASDNLPDSSLQMAASWQANKNFMLKGKVGALSSTFTLAFKSWWKPSFAFNISATTNHSTRETAYGFGLRVDNIREASYQRADPNFVMLTPNKEHLADGIVWQMGKRPMFQSDLDAENFSELPKELRPPQKIL